In Archangium violaceum, the following are encoded in one genomic region:
- the trpS gene encoding tryptophan--tRNA ligase, translating to MRILSGVQSSGRLHIGNYYGALRQFVQLQDEGEAYFFIANLHALTTVRDPKQAEELTREAAVAYLSLGLDPKKAVLFRQSDVKEVLELNWILGTVVPHAHLERAHSYKDKVAKGISPDFGLFAYPVLMAADILLYSADAVPVGRDQIQHIEFARDWAVKFNVTYVPGYDPQDPEGKEKGHAPGILKLPTARIQESTAVVPGVDGQKMSKSYGNTIELFGDEKEIKKRIMSVKTDSTPVEAPKPTENAPLYDLLKVMLPESRFKEVDASWRAGGKGYGDYKKLLLEAFHETFGPARQRRQELLSDPAELERILQDGAERARAEASRLMQRVRRAVGIP from the coding sequence ATGCGGATTCTCTCGGGAGTTCAATCGTCGGGCCGGTTGCACATTGGCAACTACTACGGTGCCCTGCGTCAGTTCGTTCAGCTCCAGGATGAGGGCGAGGCCTACTTCTTCATCGCCAACCTGCACGCGCTCACCACCGTGCGCGATCCCAAGCAGGCCGAGGAGCTCACGCGCGAGGCCGCCGTCGCCTACCTGTCGCTCGGGTTGGATCCCAAGAAGGCCGTGCTCTTCCGCCAGAGCGACGTGAAGGAGGTCCTGGAGCTCAACTGGATCCTCGGCACCGTCGTGCCGCACGCCCACCTGGAGCGCGCCCACAGCTACAAGGACAAGGTGGCCAAGGGCATCAGCCCGGACTTCGGCCTCTTCGCCTACCCGGTGCTGATGGCCGCCGACATCCTGCTCTACAGCGCGGACGCCGTGCCGGTGGGCAGGGATCAGATCCAGCACATCGAGTTCGCCCGCGACTGGGCGGTGAAGTTCAACGTCACCTACGTGCCCGGGTACGACCCGCAGGATCCCGAGGGCAAGGAGAAGGGGCACGCTCCCGGCATCCTCAAGCTGCCCACCGCGCGCATCCAGGAGAGCACCGCCGTGGTGCCCGGCGTGGACGGACAGAAGATGTCCAAGTCCTACGGCAACACCATCGAGCTCTTCGGCGACGAGAAGGAGATCAAGAAGCGCATCATGAGCGTCAAGACGGACTCCACCCCCGTCGAGGCGCCCAAGCCCACCGAGAACGCCCCCCTGTACGACCTGCTCAAGGTCATGCTGCCCGAGTCGCGTTTCAAGGAGGTCGATGCCTCCTGGCGCGCGGGTGGCAAGGGCTACGGCGACTACAAGAAGCTGCTCCTCGAGGCGTTCCACGAGACGTTCGGGCCGGCGCGCCAGCGCCGCCAGGAGCTGTTGAGCGACCCGGCCGAGCTCGAGCGCATCCTCCAGGATGGCGCCGAGCGGGCCCGTGCCGAGGCGTCCCGGCTCATGCAGCGGGTGCGCCGCGCCGTGGGCATTCCCTGA
- a CDS encoding DUF4388 domain-containing protein yields MERFKGNLATYRLQLLMPAFFEAPALDGMLKVERAAVRRHFFLRHGRLVGESSSEPMEHLGQVLVRLGILDATRAAAAFDAAETAGKPFGTVLVERGLVSKARLVEALEHKTREALFDCYGWESGEVEFRPGLPPLGPAVELQLGLKELHRDALARLREWKVFWELFPGPDTTFQVYREFAVETVSAVEEHLLHLAAKGATLSELLAAAPEGPLHGARWVLRLYRRGALTPRRPEGPKVGEATRLADLLALARGLVEAGRYEEAVSVAAQVLERAPVPEAHALYREAEVRLTVALADEVLELDGRLYFEPLPRPTPASLTADDLYLYAKLRGSRSVREVLHNAAMGELAAYRALRRLMDAGIARVMPDNSGMPKRRTKTDPYGTPVYVPSPSGRGLG; encoded by the coding sequence ATGGAGCGCTTCAAGGGCAACCTGGCCACGTACCGGCTGCAGTTACTGATGCCCGCGTTCTTCGAGGCGCCAGCGCTGGACGGGATGTTGAAGGTGGAGCGGGCGGCGGTGCGCAGGCACTTCTTCCTGCGGCACGGGCGGCTGGTGGGAGAGAGCTCGAGCGAGCCGATGGAGCACCTGGGGCAGGTGCTGGTGCGGCTGGGAATCCTGGACGCGACGCGAGCGGCGGCGGCCTTCGACGCGGCGGAGACGGCGGGGAAGCCCTTCGGCACGGTGCTGGTGGAGCGGGGGCTGGTGTCGAAGGCGCGGCTGGTGGAGGCGCTGGAGCACAAGACGCGCGAGGCGCTCTTCGACTGCTACGGCTGGGAGTCGGGCGAGGTGGAGTTCCGCCCGGGGTTGCCGCCGTTGGGGCCGGCGGTGGAGCTGCAACTGGGCCTGAAGGAGCTGCACCGGGACGCGCTGGCGCGGCTGCGCGAGTGGAAGGTGTTCTGGGAGCTGTTCCCGGGGCCGGACACCACGTTCCAGGTGTACCGGGAGTTCGCGGTGGAGACGGTGTCGGCGGTGGAGGAGCACCTGCTGCACCTGGCGGCGAAGGGCGCGACGCTGAGCGAGCTGCTGGCGGCGGCGCCGGAAGGTCCGCTGCACGGGGCGAGATGGGTGCTGCGCCTGTACCGGCGCGGGGCGCTGACGCCGCGGAGGCCCGAGGGCCCGAAGGTGGGCGAAGCAACGCGGCTGGCGGATCTGCTGGCGCTGGCGAGGGGACTGGTGGAGGCGGGCCGGTACGAGGAGGCGGTGAGCGTGGCGGCGCAGGTGCTGGAGCGGGCGCCGGTGCCGGAGGCACACGCCCTGTACCGGGAGGCGGAGGTACGGCTGACGGTGGCGCTGGCGGACGAGGTGCTGGAGCTGGACGGGCGGCTGTACTTCGAGCCGTTGCCGCGCCCCACGCCGGCATCACTGACGGCGGACGACCTCTACCTGTACGCGAAGCTGAGGGGCAGCCGGAGCGTGCGCGAAGTGCTGCACAACGCGGCGATGGGCGAGCTGGCGGCGTACCGGGCGTTGAGGCGGCTGATGGACGCGGGGATCGCCCGGGTGATGCCCGACAACAGCGGGATGCCGAAGCGGCGCACGAAAACAGACCCCTACGGGACACCCGTGTATGTCCCCTCTCCCTCTGGGAGAGGGCTAGGGTGA
- a CDS encoding Uma2 family endonuclease, which yields MGKGKKPATYEDIEALPVGWVGELLDDELVASPRPAMPHARVGLTLSALLATTFDLGQQEPGRGWWLLCEPELHFGKNVLVPDLAGWRRDRMPDPSFMEAPFATVAPDWVCEILSPSTVHVDRERKLPLYHREGVSHVWFIDPLTRTLEIRRRQARDWVLVSSYSGHGEVLAEPFDSVPLTLGSLWLPRTGATRAPIPSP from the coding sequence ATGGGGAAGGGGAAGAAGCCAGCGACCTACGAGGACATCGAGGCGCTGCCTGTCGGGTGGGTAGGGGAGCTTCTGGACGACGAGCTGGTGGCCTCGCCACGCCCGGCCATGCCTCATGCGCGGGTGGGATTGACTCTCAGTGCCTTGTTGGCCACGACCTTCGACCTGGGACAGCAAGAGCCTGGCAGGGGCTGGTGGCTCCTTTGCGAGCCAGAACTCCATTTCGGGAAGAATGTCCTGGTGCCGGACCTCGCGGGATGGCGCCGCGATCGGATGCCGGACCCCTCCTTCATGGAGGCCCCCTTCGCCACGGTGGCTCCGGATTGGGTGTGCGAGATCCTCTCGCCCTCCACCGTTCACGTCGACAGGGAGCGCAAGCTACCGCTCTACCACCGCGAGGGCGTGAGTCATGTCTGGTTCATCGATCCGCTGACGCGCACCCTGGAGATCCGCCGTCGCCAGGCGCGGGACTGGGTGCTCGTGAGCAGCTACAGCGGCCACGGAGAGGTGCTCGCCGAACCGTTTGATTCGGTCCCGTTGACGCTGGGCTCGCTGTGGTTGCCACGGACTGGAGCCACACGGGCTCCTATACCCTCACCCTAG
- a CDS encoding efflux RND transporter permease subunit — MRFHLDPTRGIERFAALSYRRPGLVLTCVVAVALLAGLLASRLVFHGSFVELLPAHTQEVRELEAVSHKAGGDGYLVLRARGAGQETLRRFAHALAPRLEALEEVRYVEFRYDTRFFEDRALLLLSAQQLRALREDLEATVQKQKLAANPLFVPLDEEPSPPLSLEEIARRHAPRAMVREYLSPEDGSELYLFVKPSGLAGDLVFAQRLLTRVQTTSAEVARDFPGVETDATGAHALRLEEDRRMRADLTRSSVLSCAIAALIVVLSCRRPTALLVVGAPVGVGLLVTFALAQQTIGYLNIITGFLVAILIGLGIEYGLHLVMRYAEERRQLAAGEALREAVLGTWKGALTSACTNAAAFAALMLAEFQAFAQFGWIAAAGVLFTVLATYLIGPALIALTERLRPARAEAPLPARPSRGPRWSLPRGALVGIVVGVGALVAYSATVMNTVGFEPDMRKLRGEFAATRLDDRIISQLGRRHSPTVFLTQDVSQAGQLAATLRELEARHGEDRTFAEVVSLSDFLPRTGADVEAERAALRAFAQRLPESVRSSEKLGPAVRRLEALLDARPHGVEELPPEVRRRFSALDGEGSFVLAFKRESLSDTDALHRFGEQMGELREAAAARGLQFQVLDSNLIAYRIFELVRQDGPWLLLAAGLAVFAMMVASLRSVRRAALVAGPLYIGLACLPAAMHLYGLKLNFINAVVLPNLLAIAVDNAVHLYHRYREEGPGSLPHVVRTTGVAAVVATLSNAAGYGALLTARHPGLRSIGELALLGVACAFLGTTVLFPAVLALLERRDPRASDDGEDLMPLPAEVETDEEPSV; from the coding sequence TTGCGCTTCCATCTGGATCCCACTCGAGGAATCGAGCGTTTCGCCGCGCTGTCGTACCGCCGGCCTGGTCTGGTTCTCACGTGTGTCGTGGCCGTGGCGCTGCTGGCGGGGCTGCTCGCCTCACGGCTCGTCTTCCATGGCTCCTTCGTGGAGCTGCTCCCGGCGCACACCCAGGAAGTGCGCGAGCTGGAGGCGGTGTCGCACAAGGCTGGAGGTGACGGCTACCTGGTCCTGCGCGCCCGGGGAGCGGGCCAGGAGACCCTGCGCCGCTTCGCCCACGCCCTGGCCCCCCGGCTGGAGGCGCTGGAGGAGGTCCGCTACGTCGAGTTCCGCTACGACACGCGCTTCTTCGAGGATCGCGCCCTGCTGCTCCTGTCGGCGCAGCAACTGCGGGCCCTGCGCGAGGATTTGGAGGCCACGGTCCAGAAGCAGAAGCTCGCGGCCAACCCGCTCTTCGTGCCGCTCGACGAGGAGCCCTCCCCTCCCCTGTCGCTCGAGGAGATCGCCCGCCGGCATGCGCCTCGCGCGATGGTGCGCGAGTACCTGAGCCCGGAGGATGGCAGCGAGCTGTACCTGTTCGTGAAGCCCTCGGGACTGGCCGGAGACCTGGTCTTCGCCCAGCGGCTGTTGACGCGGGTGCAGACCACGAGCGCCGAGGTGGCGCGGGACTTCCCCGGGGTGGAGACGGACGCCACGGGCGCGCACGCGCTGCGGCTCGAGGAGGACCGGAGGATGCGAGCGGACCTCACGCGCTCCTCGGTGCTCTCCTGTGCCATCGCGGCGCTCATCGTCGTGCTGTCCTGCCGGCGCCCCACCGCGCTCCTCGTGGTGGGAGCGCCCGTGGGCGTGGGCCTGCTCGTCACCTTCGCGCTGGCCCAGCAGACCATCGGCTACCTCAACATCATCACCGGCTTCCTCGTCGCCATCCTGATCGGACTGGGCATCGAGTACGGCCTGCACCTGGTGATGCGCTACGCCGAGGAGCGCCGCCAGCTGGCCGCCGGCGAGGCGCTGCGCGAGGCCGTGCTGGGCACCTGGAAGGGCGCGCTGACGTCCGCCTGCACCAACGCCGCCGCCTTCGCCGCGCTCATGCTGGCCGAGTTCCAGGCCTTCGCCCAGTTCGGGTGGATCGCCGCCGCGGGCGTGTTGTTCACCGTGCTGGCCACGTACCTGATCGGCCCCGCGCTCATCGCCCTGACCGAGCGGCTCCGGCCGGCCCGCGCGGAGGCCCCGCTGCCGGCCCGGCCGTCCCGCGGCCCGAGGTGGTCCCTGCCCCGGGGCGCGCTGGTGGGCATCGTCGTGGGAGTCGGCGCGCTGGTCGCCTACTCCGCCACGGTGATGAACACGGTCGGCTTCGAGCCCGACATGCGCAAGCTGCGCGGGGAGTTCGCCGCCACCCGGCTCGATGATCGCATCATCTCCCAGCTGGGCCGGCGCCACTCGCCCACCGTCTTCCTCACCCAGGACGTCTCGCAGGCGGGCCAGCTCGCCGCCACGCTGCGGGAGCTCGAGGCCCGCCACGGCGAGGATCGGACCTTCGCGGAAGTGGTCTCCCTCAGCGACTTCCTGCCGCGCACCGGCGCCGACGTCGAGGCGGAGCGTGCCGCGCTGCGTGCTTTCGCCCAGCGCCTGCCCGAGAGCGTGCGGAGCTCGGAGAAGCTGGGCCCCGCGGTGCGCCGCCTGGAGGCCCTCCTGGATGCCCGGCCCCATGGCGTGGAGGAGCTGCCGCCCGAGGTGCGCCGCCGCTTCAGCGCGCTGGATGGCGAGGGCAGCTTCGTGCTCGCCTTCAAGCGCGAGTCGCTCTCCGACACGGACGCGCTGCACCGCTTCGGCGAGCAGATGGGCGAGCTGCGGGAGGCGGCCGCGGCCCGGGGCCTCCAGTTCCAGGTGCTCGACTCCAACCTCATCGCCTACCGCATCTTCGAGCTGGTGCGGCAGGATGGTCCCTGGCTGCTGCTCGCCGCCGGGCTCGCGGTGTTCGCGATGATGGTGGCGAGCCTGCGCAGCGTGCGCCGGGCGGCGCTGGTGGCGGGGCCCCTCTACATCGGGCTCGCCTGTCTGCCCGCGGCGATGCACCTGTACGGGCTCAAGCTCAACTTCATCAACGCGGTGGTGCTGCCCAACCTGCTGGCGATCGCCGTGGACAACGCGGTGCACCTCTACCACCGCTACCGCGAGGAGGGGCCGGGCTCGCTCCCCCACGTGGTGCGCACCACGGGTGTCGCGGCGGTGGTGGCCACGCTGTCCAATGCCGCGGGCTACGGCGCGCTGCTCACGGCGCGACACCCGGGGCTGCGCTCCATCGGGGAGCTCGCGCTGCTGGGGGTGGCCTGTGCGTTCCTCGGCACGACGGTGCTGTTCCCGGCCGTGCTCGCGCTGCTCGAGCGTCGCGACCCCCGCGCCTCGGATGACGGAGAGGACCTCATGCCCCTGCCGGCCGAGGTGGAGACCGACGAGGAGCCCTCCGTGTGA
- a CDS encoding DUF3943 domain-containing protein, giving the protein MRGGGLLGVLCLWGTLASAEAPPALVPESPVTELPADAPVRRNYIVPALEATAMNLGIFAFHNLISGEQFAIISWDTVRSHLDGSDGWTFDVDHFVTNQFGHPYHGSFTFASARSSGVPFWQASLYTFLASLSWEYFAENEPPSINDQITTTLGGVFLGEVLHRTYRFLMEDAGGQVSVPRRLAGVLVSPASSLNDWIFGGEMSPGDIDRSPPLYAELNPGVSLRTRFLERAGGAPRLLLSQGPQVSLAGELVYGAPGDPQWRYRHPFSYFEARAGVTFPGVSMANLYIRGLVAGAQYGGETSSARGLWGMFGLYDFGANDIMRVSSVGVGLGTTLQARLGQNTSLQGTAILAGLGFAAAGSLDLESQTELVRDYHIGPGVQSLLEAKLVRRGLGMLRVQARNWWVSGAYTEPRQGFESITYITWEGRLRVAPRLAVGLELPMALRVSDFGPDSRHAIGGSGLHLNLSYMSDDGFGTASP; this is encoded by the coding sequence GTGAGAGGGGGCGGGCTGCTGGGGGTGCTGTGCCTCTGGGGAACGCTCGCGAGCGCCGAGGCTCCTCCGGCCCTCGTGCCGGAGTCACCGGTGACCGAGCTGCCCGCGGATGCGCCCGTGCGCCGCAACTACATCGTTCCGGCCCTCGAGGCGACGGCGATGAACCTCGGCATCTTCGCCTTCCACAACCTCATCTCGGGTGAGCAGTTCGCGATCATCTCCTGGGACACGGTGCGCAGCCATCTCGATGGATCGGATGGTTGGACCTTCGATGTCGATCACTTCGTCACCAACCAGTTCGGCCACCCGTACCATGGCTCCTTCACCTTCGCCTCGGCGCGGTCGTCGGGAGTGCCCTTCTGGCAGGCGAGCCTCTACACCTTCCTGGCCAGTCTCTCGTGGGAGTACTTCGCGGAGAACGAGCCGCCTTCCATCAACGATCAGATCACCACGACCCTGGGCGGAGTCTTCCTGGGCGAGGTACTCCACCGCACGTACCGTTTCCTGATGGAGGATGCCGGGGGGCAGGTGAGCGTCCCCCGGAGGCTCGCGGGAGTGCTCGTCAGCCCGGCGTCCTCCTTGAATGACTGGATCTTCGGTGGAGAGATGTCACCGGGGGACATCGATCGGTCTCCGCCCCTCTACGCCGAGCTCAACCCGGGCGTGAGCCTGAGGACCCGGTTCCTGGAGAGGGCCGGAGGGGCCCCCCGGCTCCTGTTGAGCCAGGGGCCCCAGGTCTCCCTGGCGGGGGAGCTCGTCTACGGCGCACCGGGCGATCCCCAATGGCGTTACCGCCACCCCTTCTCCTACTTCGAGGCGCGTGCGGGGGTGACCTTCCCCGGGGTCTCGATGGCCAATCTCTACATCCGGGGACTGGTCGCGGGAGCCCAGTACGGAGGGGAGACGAGCTCGGCGCGCGGGCTCTGGGGGATGTTCGGCCTCTACGACTTCGGCGCGAACGACATCATGCGGGTGTCGTCCGTGGGGGTGGGGCTCGGGACGACGCTGCAAGCGCGACTCGGCCAGAATACGTCGCTGCAGGGCACGGCCATCCTGGCGGGGCTGGGCTTCGCCGCGGCGGGGAGCCTCGACCTGGAATCACAGACGGAGCTCGTCCGGGACTACCACATCGGTCCGGGCGTGCAGTCGCTCCTGGAGGCGAAGCTCGTGCGCAGGGGCCTGGGCATGCTCCGGGTCCAGGCCAGGAACTGGTGGGTGAGCGGTGCGTACACGGAACCCCGGCAGGGCTTCGAGTCCATCACCTACATCACCTGGGAGGGCCGACTCCGGGTCGCGCCCCGGCTCGCGGTGGGGCTCGAGCTGCCCATGGCCCTGCGGGTCTCGGACTTCGGTCCGGACAGCCGCCATGCCATCGGTGGCAGCGGCCTGCACCTGAACCTGAGCTACATGTCCGACGACGGCTTTGGCACCGCGAGCCCCTGA
- the xerD gene encoding site-specific tyrosine recombinase XerD, with protein MEGYLDAFIAFIRAERGLSGKTVDAYAADLSVYFADLKRKGLTDVARVKPDDISGHLTTLNTRKLSRRSQARHLAAIRGFHRFLVAEKYVEKDPTEDLDTPRSARKLPIFLTLEEVEQLLASPDERTPVGLRDKAMLEVLYATGLRVSELVGLGINDIQLSAGYLVAKGKGAKERIVPVGSIAAEKVRAYLEGPRQVLLGERESKALFVTPRGDGFTRQGFWKLLKRYALKAGIRKPLSPHKLRHSFATHLVERGADLRAVQAMLGHADLATTQIYTHVNGARLRAVYDSAHPRGDDVRGRGGVMGGRAARKKAGGE; from the coding sequence ATGGAAGGTTACCTCGACGCATTCATCGCCTTCATCCGTGCCGAGCGCGGGCTGTCCGGCAAGACGGTGGACGCCTATGCCGCGGACCTGTCGGTGTACTTCGCGGACCTGAAGCGCAAGGGCCTCACGGACGTGGCGCGCGTCAAGCCGGACGACATCTCCGGGCACCTGACGACGCTCAACACTCGCAAGCTGTCCCGGCGCAGCCAGGCGCGGCACCTGGCGGCCATCCGTGGCTTCCACCGCTTCCTCGTGGCGGAGAAGTACGTGGAGAAGGATCCCACCGAGGACCTCGACACGCCGCGCTCGGCGCGCAAGCTGCCCATCTTCCTCACGCTCGAGGAGGTGGAGCAGTTGCTCGCCTCGCCGGACGAGCGCACGCCCGTGGGCCTCCGGGACAAGGCCATGCTGGAGGTGCTGTACGCCACCGGCCTGCGCGTGAGCGAGCTGGTGGGCCTGGGCATCAACGACATCCAGTTGAGCGCGGGCTATCTGGTGGCGAAGGGGAAGGGCGCCAAGGAGCGCATCGTCCCGGTGGGCAGCATCGCGGCGGAGAAGGTGCGGGCGTACCTGGAGGGGCCGCGGCAGGTGCTGCTGGGCGAGCGCGAATCGAAGGCGCTCTTCGTCACTCCGCGTGGAGACGGTTTCACACGGCAGGGCTTCTGGAAGCTGCTCAAGCGCTACGCGCTCAAGGCCGGCATCCGCAAGCCGCTGTCACCGCACAAGCTGCGGCACTCGTTCGCCACGCACCTGGTGGAGCGCGGGGCGGATCTGCGCGCGGTGCAGGCCATGCTGGGCCACGCGGACCTGGCCACCACGCAGATCTACACGCACGTGAACGGCGCGCGGCTGCGGGCCGTGTACGACAGTGCCCACCCGCGTGGAGACGATGTGCGCGGCCGGGGCGGTGTCATGGGCGGGCGCGCTGCCCGGAAGAAGGCAGGGGGCGAGTAG
- a CDS encoding L-threonylcarbamoyladenylate synthase, translating into MAAAPIIEVNAEHPQPRHLQRAVEVLSSGGVIAYPTDTYYGLGCDLGSKKGVERLYQLKGRDRKKPLSFLCPDLSDVAKYAHVSNFAYRTMKSLTPGAFTFVLEATRLVPEVMMSKQKQVGIRVPDSGLARALAAALGRPIVTTSATNDEGEPLIDARDIKDVLGHGLDLILDGGVKLMEPSTVVSLIGDQIEVLRQGKGQLD; encoded by the coding sequence ATGGCGGCAGCACCCATCATCGAGGTGAACGCGGAGCACCCGCAGCCCAGACACCTGCAGCGCGCGGTGGAGGTGCTCTCCAGCGGAGGGGTGATCGCCTACCCGACGGACACCTACTACGGCCTGGGGTGCGACCTGGGCTCGAAGAAGGGCGTGGAGCGGCTGTACCAGCTCAAGGGGAGGGACAGGAAGAAGCCGCTGTCCTTCCTGTGCCCGGATCTGTCGGACGTGGCGAAGTACGCGCACGTGAGCAACTTCGCGTACCGGACGATGAAGAGCCTGACGCCCGGGGCCTTCACGTTCGTGCTCGAGGCCACGCGGCTGGTGCCCGAGGTGATGATGTCGAAGCAGAAGCAGGTGGGCATCCGCGTGCCGGACTCGGGGCTGGCGCGGGCGCTCGCGGCGGCCCTGGGGCGGCCCATCGTGACGACCTCGGCCACGAATGACGAGGGCGAGCCCCTCATCGACGCCCGGGACATCAAGGACGTCCTGGGGCACGGGTTGGATCTCATCCTGGATGGCGGGGTGAAGCTGATGGAGCCCTCGACGGTGGTGTCGCTGATCGGCGATCAGATCGAGGTGCTGAGGCAGGGCAAGGGCCAGCTGGACTGA
- a CDS encoding cation:proton antiporter, with protein MKGAILRLLLLVVVLAAIGRAQTWRVDTGTSVTLAAGALLLCGLFAGKVAKGLGLPRLTGYLLVGVAVGPYALGFIPGAGVKGLELVKGLAVSLIALVAGTELQLGLIRRVGTRVAALCTAVCGVTFLAIFGVLFALKPLLPFLAPMTVSQALAVSALVSTVVVSFSPTVTIAIVQETSARGSFTEFLMALVIIGDLLVMVGFAVAAGFTRASFGGGLDVGGLLGGVVWELFGSVLVGSVLALVMLLYMRRVKHELPLFLVALCFVSAEAGSHLHLSPLLVSLSAGALIANLDEREGERIHHAIQRAGLPVFALFFAAAGAGLKLDALMTVGPAALLLVALRALAIYGSCRRFAPAEDPRLRRYLWMGLISQAGVTFGLAALISRTFPDFGPQVEVLIVAMITAHELIGPVLTRRALQRSGEIHSDEAQGTA; from the coding sequence ATGAAGGGCGCGATCCTCCGGCTGTTGCTGCTGGTGGTGGTGCTGGCGGCTATCGGTCGGGCCCAGACGTGGCGCGTGGACACGGGCACGTCGGTGACGCTCGCCGCGGGGGCCCTGCTGTTGTGCGGCCTGTTCGCGGGGAAGGTGGCCAAGGGGCTGGGCCTGCCGCGCCTCACGGGCTACCTGCTGGTGGGCGTGGCGGTGGGGCCCTACGCCCTGGGCTTCATTCCCGGCGCGGGCGTGAAGGGGCTGGAGCTGGTGAAGGGGCTGGCGGTGAGCCTCATCGCGCTGGTGGCGGGCACGGAGCTGCAACTGGGGCTCATCCGCCGGGTGGGCACCCGGGTGGCGGCCCTGTGCACCGCGGTGTGCGGGGTGACCTTCCTGGCCATCTTCGGGGTGCTCTTCGCGCTCAAGCCGCTGCTGCCCTTCCTCGCGCCCATGACGGTGTCCCAGGCCCTGGCGGTCAGCGCGCTGGTGTCCACGGTGGTGGTGTCCTTCTCGCCCACGGTGACGATCGCCATCGTGCAGGAGACGAGCGCGCGCGGCAGCTTCACCGAGTTCCTCATGGCGCTGGTCATCATCGGGGATCTGCTCGTCATGGTGGGCTTCGCCGTGGCGGCGGGCTTCACGCGGGCGAGCTTCGGCGGTGGGCTGGACGTGGGAGGGCTGCTGGGCGGGGTGGTGTGGGAGCTGTTCGGCTCGGTGCTGGTGGGGAGCGTGCTGGCCCTGGTGATGCTGCTGTACATGCGGCGGGTGAAGCACGAGCTACCGCTCTTCCTGGTGGCGCTGTGCTTCGTGTCGGCCGAGGCCGGCTCGCACCTGCACCTCTCACCGCTGCTGGTGTCGCTGTCGGCCGGGGCGCTGATCGCCAACCTGGACGAGCGCGAGGGCGAGCGCATCCACCACGCCATCCAGCGCGCGGGGCTGCCCGTCTTCGCGCTCTTCTTCGCCGCGGCGGGGGCGGGGCTCAAGCTGGACGCGCTCATGACGGTGGGCCCGGCGGCCCTGCTGCTGGTGGCGCTGCGCGCGCTGGCCATCTACGGCTCGTGCCGGCGCTTCGCCCCGGCGGAGGATCCGCGGTTGCGCCGCTACCTGTGGATGGGACTCATCTCGCAGGCGGGCGTCACCTTCGGGCTGGCGGCGCTCATCTCTCGAACCTTCCCGGACTTCGGGCCGCAGGTGGAGGTGCTCATCGTGGCGATGATCACCGCCCACGAGCTGATCGGCCCCGTCCTCACCCGGCGTGCCCTCCAGCGGAGCGGGGAGATCCACTCCGACGAGGCGCAGGGGACAGCCTGA
- a CDS encoding sodium:proton exchanger: MQALFVFLSIAALSLLASSRTVLDPGRFPALAQLAASGLLFLACGAVLGPGSLGVLSGSDLTALRPVLALGVGVAGVIIGVNLEPRLLRLLPREVYVAALAHAGTAFLWVALPLAGPLLFTMNLSPEAAVGAAALLGAAASLSSGHFAVLGYRSGRMDRRRGLSVALLTMLDDVVGLGVLVLALVFGAAVNPLAGLGLVLLALLLGMACGALLSFLMHGLNDQGELMAVLLGGVALVSGAAAYLRISALLAGVACGATLALVGGRAVERAARVLGRFERPAYLLLVFLVGAHVQARDMMAWALLPGFLGLRFLGKVLGGSIAQRIAGGTLALPPRLGYALIAQGGLALCLVAEYLSLVPGPLSQRVFDVVVAGAVFNELLGSRAFRYALEPAAAPARGGGS; this comes from the coding sequence GTGCAGGCGCTGTTCGTCTTCCTCTCCATCGCGGCGCTCTCGCTGCTGGCTTCCAGCCGGACGGTGCTGGACCCGGGGCGCTTCCCGGCCCTCGCCCAGCTCGCCGCCAGTGGTTTGCTCTTCCTGGCCTGTGGCGCGGTGCTGGGGCCTGGCTCGCTCGGCGTCCTGTCCGGGAGCGACCTGACGGCCTTGCGGCCGGTGCTCGCCCTGGGGGTCGGCGTGGCGGGCGTCATCATCGGCGTCAACCTGGAGCCCCGGCTGCTGCGGCTGCTGCCCCGCGAGGTGTACGTGGCGGCGCTGGCCCACGCCGGGACGGCCTTCCTGTGGGTGGCGCTGCCCCTGGCCGGTCCGCTTCTCTTCACCATGAACCTGTCGCCCGAGGCGGCGGTGGGAGCCGCGGCGCTGTTGGGGGCGGCGGCGAGCCTGTCCTCGGGCCACTTCGCGGTGCTGGGTTATCGCAGCGGACGCATGGATCGCCGGCGCGGGCTGTCCGTGGCGCTGCTCACCATGCTGGATGACGTGGTGGGCCTGGGGGTGCTCGTGCTGGCGCTCGTCTTCGGCGCGGCGGTCAATCCCCTGGCGGGGCTGGGACTGGTGCTGCTCGCGCTGCTGCTGGGCATGGCGTGTGGGGCCCTGTTGTCCTTCCTCATGCACGGGCTGAACGACCAGGGCGAGTTGATGGCGGTGCTGCTGGGCGGGGTGGCGCTGGTGTCCGGAGCGGCGGCGTACCTGCGCATCTCGGCGCTGCTGGCGGGAGTGGCCTGCGGGGCGACCCTGGCGCTGGTGGGCGGCCGGGCCGTGGAGCGGGCGGCGCGCGTGCTGGGCCGCTTCGAGCGCCCGGCGTATCTGCTGCTCGTCTTCCTGGTGGGCGCCCACGTCCAGGCGCGCGACATGATGGCCTGGGCGCTGCTGCCGGGGTTCCTGGGCCTGCGCTTCCTGGGCAAGGTGCTGGGAGGTTCGATCGCGCAGCGCATCGCCGGGGGCACGCTGGCGCTGCCGCCGCGGCTCGGCTACGCCCTCATCGCCCAGGGCGGGCTCGCGCTGTGCCTGGTGGCGGAGTACCTGTCGCTGGTGCCGGGACCGCTGTCCCAGCGCGTCTTCGACGTGGTGGTGGCGGGGGCCGTCTTCAACGAGCTGCTCGGCAGCCGCGCCTTCCGCTACGCGCTGGAGCCGGCGGCGGCGCCAGCGCGGGGAGGCGGATCATGA